The Desulfuribacillus alkaliarsenatis nucleotide sequence GTAATGTTTATCATGATGATGAGTGCATTATTAATATTACTCGATCTTCACTTGAGATTATCCTATTAGGTGACTACCAGGATTATAAAGGCAGTACCTTAGTATATTTTAATGATTTAAAAAGTGTTAATAAAGAAATTGCAGATAAAGTGCTTGCATCTTTTCAGCAAAAGAAGTCAGCAAGTTAAATTACATAAAATACAGGAGGCTATGATTTAATGGAGAAGCAGTTAACTGTTGAAAATATTATAGGTGAAACTAAAGGGACAGCTTTAGAAAGAGCTGTGAAACAAAATTTTACAGGAGAAACAAGTGAGGTAGGTATTTACCTAGCGATGGGGAGACTAGCTCAGAGGCAAGGATACCCTGAAATTGCCGAAGTACTTAAGACATTGGCGTGGGAAGAAGCAGAGCATGCAGCACGTTTTGCCGAGTTTAATGGACTAATACAAGACGATTTATTTGATAACCTTAAGCAAATGCTAGAGGGAGAAATATTCGCTAATGAATCAAAGAAGCAAGCTGGTGACAAGGCGCAGGAGTTAGGATTGGACACAGTTCGAGACTACTTCTATGAGTCTGCTAAAGATGAAGCAAGACATGCTAGAATGTTAGAGGGAATTTTGCAACGCTATAATAAAATCTAGTTTCTGATACAACAAAATATTGTGCCCAATACAATAAAATATTGTAATCACTAAATAGTAAAAGCATAGTCTAGGCTATGCTTTTACTATTTAGTTTTGACCTTGGCAAATATATTTCTGAG carries:
- a CDS encoding ferritin-like domain-containing protein, yielding MEKQLTVENIIGETKGTALERAVKQNFTGETSEVGIYLAMGRLAQRQGYPEIAEVLKTLAWEEAEHAARFAEFNGLIQDDLFDNLKQMLEGEIFANESKKQAGDKAQELGLDTVRDYFYESAKDEARHARMLEGILQRYNKI